A single region of the Bacteroides intestinalis DSM 17393 genome encodes:
- a CDS encoding ABC transporter ATP-binding protein, protein MIKKIYKLLSERQQKRSVAVMFMVLLRALLDFAGVAALIPVLLAILEPDGSREKMLTLCCIILLFVMLKNGLVILLARMQSRFLLDIYRDFSRRMFVNYYRRGLLFLKGTSSLQLGHEVNYVCYTFSLCVLAPVFRIVSDLVLVLLMISALVIWEPIAGLLLCAAFLPLAGGYVGLVRKHLRRYGIEELEARRKQLRTVVEAFRGFAELEVAHAFHTTISFFDQGIESITRNRLRMEICQLFPLFLSEIAIVCGLALLIGAGREDLGLMSGVFAVAAFRLLPAIRSILNNWGTLQNASYTLEIVAEGIADIPQKEMETESPFTFRQGIELCGVSFAFPDGHILFRDLNLNIKRGECVGIRGTSGSGKSTLFNLMLGFLEPISGEIRIDGKRLTVNNREEWYKVAGYVPQEIFITEGTLATNIALGQVQVDYKKVMNALEQAQLKEWAEHLPQGLDTPLGEFGSRLSGGQKQRIGIARALYKQAEILFFDEATSALDHRTEQEINHALQELSHQRHELTIVIIAHRESSLAFCDRIFDLDSGNTYTKEK, encoded by the coding sequence ATGATCAAAAAGATATATAAACTATTATCGGAACGCCAGCAAAAACGTAGTGTAGCAGTCATGTTTATGGTACTGCTACGTGCTTTGCTCGATTTTGCAGGCGTAGCTGCACTGATCCCTGTATTACTAGCTATACTGGAACCCGATGGTAGCCGTGAGAAAATGCTGACACTATGCTGTATAATTTTATTATTTGTAATGCTAAAGAATGGGCTGGTTATATTACTGGCACGTATGCAAAGCCGTTTTCTACTAGATATATATCGAGATTTTAGCCGGAGAATGTTTGTGAATTACTATCGCCGGGGATTACTTTTCCTGAAAGGCACGAGTAGCCTGCAACTGGGGCACGAAGTGAATTATGTATGTTACACATTCAGTTTGTGCGTATTGGCACCCGTCTTTCGCATAGTGAGTGATTTGGTGCTTGTGCTACTGATGATATCGGCACTTGTAATATGGGAACCAATTGCAGGACTCTTACTCTGTGCCGCATTCCTGCCATTGGCCGGAGGATATGTAGGATTAGTACGAAAACATCTACGTCGTTACGGCATAGAGGAACTGGAAGCACGCCGAAAGCAGTTACGAACAGTAGTGGAAGCCTTTCGTGGCTTTGCAGAACTAGAAGTAGCACATGCTTTCCATACCACAATTTCCTTCTTCGACCAAGGCATAGAATCTATAACACGAAATCGCTTGCGAATGGAAATATGCCAACTTTTCCCGCTATTTTTATCGGAAATAGCTATAGTCTGCGGATTAGCATTATTGATAGGTGCAGGACGTGAAGACCTCGGACTGATGAGCGGCGTATTTGCTGTTGCAGCCTTCCGGCTACTACCTGCCATACGAAGCATTTTGAATAATTGGGGGACACTCCAGAACGCCTCGTACACACTAGAAATAGTAGCCGAAGGAATTGCTGATATACCGCAAAAAGAGATGGAAACGGAATCTCCCTTCACCTTCAGACAAGGTATTGAATTGTGTGGTGTAAGCTTTGCTTTTCCGGATGGCCATATACTTTTTAGAGACCTGAATTTGAATATCAAACGTGGTGAATGCGTAGGCATACGAGGTACGAGCGGATCAGGCAAATCCACTTTATTTAATCTGATGCTTGGATTCCTGGAACCTATTAGTGGGGAAATTCGTATAGACGGAAAACGGTTAACAGTTAACAATCGGGAAGAATGGTATAAAGTGGCAGGTTATGTACCACAAGAGATTTTTATAACAGAGGGTACTCTTGCCACCAATATAGCCCTGGGACAGGTGCAGGTGGATTACAAAAAAGTGATGAACGCCTTGGAACAGGCACAGCTCAAAGAATGGGCAGAACATCTACCGCAAGGATTAGATACGCCTTTAGGCGAATTTGGCAGTCGGTTGTCCGGCGGACAGAAACAACGGATAGGAATAGCCCGTGCACTATATAAACAAGCGGAAATACTATTCTTCGATGAAGCAACTTCAGCACTAGACCATCGAACGGAACAAGAAATCAACCATGCCTTGCAAGAACTTTCTCATCAACGCCATGAACTTACCATAGTCATCATAGCCCACCGTGAAAGTTCACTCGCCTTTTGTGACCGGATATTTGATCTGGACAGCGGAAATACATATACTAAAGAAAAATAA
- a CDS encoding leucine-rich repeat protein encodes MKKILFCAGILALAASCAENEIDSISGQKEATKGISFEGALVETPTTRGDLAYDDVSGIHNFFWYAEKDQISIWSTNTTGATNANETTAWDKTKVVKYKATQSKANGVFTAYQDDNILDFQWEPGEKNWNDPTNEQFKSQFIATYPATVTLAANDKYEFSNLPTLNDQDQLTLDGQDVTKKIMMISHTTAVKENSYDAVGEKIDLNFIRPFTAVVFRTSGIDEEYANIFGKLKSITLTAKGYDADNNGSSTDPEDIAPSYIDYGSNAHYLYNSEKPEESKLVKADGGDITDMASDINDAAQEIKLQLQSGTGLEFKDGNIAYMAINKIDRKAFKDAGVKETMLMKFSFEHIDLPKTVETDANWPSTMNNKFIGGNPTTLDINSFPYLVTNTVGARTLIVNKGAFSQIFNASKNKVKWNDGTEQEYDLNQFTNIISKVELTTEELATLKGFTAATSIKLTENATIPANTFKNLTALETINLPKATTIAKDAFDASTNLVNVIMPAYKFADETINPQILKKASLVTLNMSGVDQMSAAFPAKGLSLSDYNLLTTVTVKDGLLVGASSFNGCSALTTINGAIEFREDGAAAFKDCVALTEINIKNTVIPADAFSGCSTLEKVLKDGQQVLPTSVGSQAFMNCAALKEMNLTLATTIGEEAFKGCTTLYGVADAAEDGKKIMYVGATTVPLGVFENCTALEYVHFMEATSFDNDIFKGCTGGSQLKEIKFKKAFTIASGVSSNATFGSNTQVVKLFISPAQSVKTFNNNTLKLNATDITFLSITKE; translated from the coding sequence ATGAAAAAAATTTTATTTTGCGCAGGCATACTAGCCTTAGCTGCAAGTTGTGCAGAGAACGAAATAGATTCAATCTCCGGACAAAAAGAAGCTACCAAAGGAATCTCTTTTGAAGGTGCATTAGTAGAAACACCGACTACAAGAGGAGATTTGGCATATGATGACGTTTCAGGCATACATAACTTCTTCTGGTATGCAGAAAAAGATCAAATTAGTATTTGGAGTACAAATACCACAGGTGCTACTAACGCTAATGAGACTACAGCTTGGGATAAGACTAAAGTTGTTAAATACAAAGCTACACAATCCAAAGCTAATGGTGTATTTACTGCTTATCAAGATGATAACATCTTGGATTTCCAATGGGAGCCAGGAGAAAAAAACTGGAATGATCCTACTAACGAACAGTTTAAATCACAGTTCATAGCCACTTATCCTGCCACTGTAACTTTAGCAGCAAATGATAAATATGAATTCTCAAATCTACCAACATTGAACGATCAAGACCAATTAACTCTTGATGGGCAAGATGTTACAAAGAAAATCATGATGATTTCTCATACCACAGCTGTTAAAGAAAACTCTTACGATGCTGTAGGTGAGAAAATTGATTTGAATTTCATCCGTCCGTTTACTGCCGTAGTATTCAGAACTAGTGGAATTGATGAAGAATATGCTAATATTTTTGGTAAACTTAAATCTATCACATTGACTGCAAAAGGATATGATGCAGACAATAATGGTAGTAGCACTGACCCAGAAGATATTGCACCTTCTTACATAGATTATGGTTCTAATGCTCACTACCTCTATAATAGCGAAAAGCCGGAAGAATCTAAACTAGTGAAAGCAGATGGTGGTGATATTACTGATATGGCAAGTGATATTAACGATGCTGCTCAAGAAATAAAACTGCAACTGCAAAGTGGTACAGGTCTTGAATTTAAGGATGGCAATATTGCATACATGGCTATCAATAAGATTGATCGTAAAGCCTTCAAGGATGCTGGAGTTAAAGAAACGATGTTAATGAAGTTTTCTTTTGAGCATATTGATCTTCCTAAGACAGTTGAGACCGATGCAAACTGGCCATCTACAATGAATAACAAATTTATTGGTGGTAATCCTACTACTCTGGACATCAATTCATTCCCTTATTTGGTAACAAACACTGTTGGTGCCCGCACTTTGATTGTCAACAAAGGAGCGTTCTCTCAAATCTTTAATGCTAGTAAGAATAAAGTAAAATGGAATGACGGCACAGAACAGGAATATGATCTTAATCAGTTTACAAACATCATTTCCAAAGTTGAATTAACTACTGAGGAATTGGCTACATTGAAAGGATTTACAGCAGCAACTTCAATCAAATTAACAGAGAATGCAACAATTCCTGCCAATACATTCAAGAACTTAACAGCTTTGGAAACCATCAATCTTCCGAAAGCAACTACAATTGCAAAAGACGCATTTGATGCAAGTACTAACTTAGTTAACGTAATCATGCCAGCATACAAATTTGCTGACGAAACTATCAATCCTCAGATTTTGAAGAAAGCAAGCCTCGTAACTTTGAATATGTCTGGCGTTGATCAAATGAGTGCTGCTTTCCCGGCTAAAGGTTTGAGTCTTAGTGATTACAACCTGTTAACAACGGTTACTGTTAAAGATGGTCTGTTAGTAGGTGCCAGCTCATTCAATGGTTGCTCTGCTTTAACAACTATCAATGGTGCTATCGAATTCCGTGAAGATGGTGCTGCTGCATTCAAGGATTGCGTTGCATTAACAGAAATCAATATCAAGAATACTGTTATTCCAGCTGATGCATTTAGTGGATGTTCTACGCTGGAAAAAGTTCTGAAAGATGGACAACAAGTTTTACCAACTTCTGTAGGAAGCCAAGCATTCATGAACTGTGCAGCATTGAAAGAAATGAATTTAACTCTTGCAACTACAATCGGTGAAGAAGCCTTCAAGGGATGTACGACTCTTTATGGTGTAGCAGATGCAGCAGAAGATGGCAAGAAGATTATGTATGTAGGTGCTACAACAGTTCCTCTCGGAGTATTCGAAAATTGTACAGCATTGGAGTACGTACATTTCATGGAAGCAACTTCATTCGATAATGACATTTTCAAAGGCTGCACAGGTGGTAGTCAGTTAAAAGAAATCAAATTCAAGAAGGCCTTCACAATTGCTTCAGGTGTAAGCTCAAATGCTACATTTGGTAGCAATACCCAGGTAGTGAAATTGTTCATTAGCCCAGCTCAAAGTGTAAAAACATTCAACAACAATACTCTAAAGTTGAATGCTACAGATATTACTTTCTTAAGCATTACTAAAGAATAA